Proteins from a single region of Belliella baltica DSM 15883:
- a CDS encoding ISL3 family transposase: protein MNSNQIFEMALCLEKPWQIKEIVMTKPDGVNQGQIDIHIDFERGHKFHGGKTHDTVERTWQHLNFFQHKCFLHARVPRIQTADGKTETVKVPWARPGSGFTLMFEAYSMLLIESEMPVTKAADIMDVYPQRIWNVFSYWINKAHKSADHSGIEILGIDETSSKKGHSYVTVAVDMDERKVVYAVPGKGADTIDKVAKHLENKGCKREQIRQTCIDMSPAFVSGILHNFKDASITFDKFHIVKFINEAMDKVRKLERKEFAMLKGYKYTFLKNNRNLSESAKEDKYNILMLMPNLANAYRLKELFNEFWTFKDKEQATAYLAYWCDLVKESGIFPFIDAVKTIQAHWFGIITYTETNLTNGILEGINSKIQLAKKRARGYRNISNFINMIYFISGKLKFDYPLYST, encoded by the coding sequence ATGAACAGCAACCAGATTTTTGAGATGGCGCTTTGCTTGGAGAAGCCTTGGCAGATAAAAGAAATAGTAATGACTAAACCTGATGGAGTAAATCAAGGTCAGATAGATATTCATATTGATTTTGAAAGGGGACACAAATTCCATGGAGGTAAGACCCACGATACTGTTGAAAGAACATGGCAACATCTCAATTTTTTTCAGCATAAATGTTTTTTGCATGCAAGGGTTCCAAGAATACAAACAGCGGATGGCAAAACTGAGACCGTTAAGGTTCCATGGGCGCGTCCTGGCAGTGGTTTTACGCTAATGTTTGAGGCTTACAGTATGCTGCTCATTGAGTCTGAAATGCCTGTAACCAAAGCAGCTGACATTATGGATGTATACCCCCAACGCATATGGAACGTGTTTTCATATTGGATCAACAAGGCCCATAAGTCTGCAGATCATTCAGGAATTGAGATATTAGGAATAGACGAAACATCCTCCAAGAAAGGCCATTCTTACGTTACTGTAGCTGTTGATATGGACGAACGGAAAGTAGTCTATGCAGTGCCTGGAAAAGGTGCGGATACAATTGACAAAGTTGCTAAACATCTTGAAAATAAGGGCTGTAAAAGAGAACAGATAAGACAAACCTGTATAGACATGTCACCTGCATTCGTATCAGGAATTCTACATAACTTCAAGGATGCTTCGATTACTTTTGATAAATTCCACATTGTCAAATTCATCAATGAGGCTATGGATAAAGTTCGAAAACTTGAGCGAAAGGAGTTTGCTATGTTGAAGGGATATAAATATACATTCCTGAAAAATAACCGAAACCTAAGTGAAAGTGCCAAAGAAGATAAATACAATATTCTGATGCTGATGCCAAACTTGGCAAATGCTTACAGATTAAAGGAGCTATTCAATGAATTCTGGACTTTTAAGGATAAAGAACAGGCAACAGCTTATCTAGCATATTGGTGTGACCTTGTAAAAGAATCCGGAATCTTTCCTTTTATTGATGCTGTAAAGACAATTCAAGCACATTGGTTCGGGATCATAACCTATACAGAAACCAATTTGACAAACGGCATACTCGAGGGTATTAATTCAAAAATCCAATTGGCAAAAAAAAGAGCAAGAGGTTATAGGAATATCTCCAACTTTATCAACATGATTTACTTCATCTCTGGAAAACTCAAATTCGACTACCCACTATATTCCACCTAG
- a CDS encoding DUF502 domain-containing protein, producing the protein MSFTYKRFITYFFRGILFVIPLALTIYIIILTINFLDGIIPISVPGLGILIMLGFITFVGYLAGLFITKPLFEIFEKWIFKIPLINIVYTSIKDLMSAFVGDKKKFNIPVIVKLSEGMSRLGFITQDDLSILEEENLVAIYFPHSYNFSGNLYLVPRHNVRILNNVKSSDIMKFIVSGGVSNLSELN; encoded by the coding sequence ATGTCATTTACATACAAAAGATTCATTACTTACTTCTTCAGAGGCATTCTATTTGTCATCCCACTAGCCCTTACGATCTATATTATCATATTGACGATCAATTTCCTTGATGGCATTATTCCAATTTCTGTACCTGGTTTGGGGATTTTGATCATGTTGGGCTTCATTACTTTTGTAGGATATCTGGCAGGCTTGTTTATAACAAAGCCCCTCTTTGAGATCTTTGAAAAATGGATTTTTAAAATCCCCCTGATCAATATCGTCTATACAAGTATCAAAGATTTGATGTCAGCTTTTGTAGGTGATAAGAAAAAATTCAACATCCCTGTAATCGTCAAGCTCTCAGAAGGCATGTCAAGATTGGGATTTATTACACAAGATGATTTGAGTATTTTGGAAGAAGAAAACCTTGTAGCCATCTACTTTCCCCATAGCTATAACTTCTCTGGTAACCTTTACCTTGTACCAAGACATAATGTACGAATTCTCAACAATGTCAAAAGTTCAGACATCATGAAGTTTATTGTATCTGGTGGGGTCTCGAATCTAAGTGAGTTGAATTAA